From the Caloramator mitchellensis genome, the window CATCGTTAGGGTTTCTAAGTAATTCCTTTAATGTATCATTTAAAGCAGAGGTGTAAACAAGTTCTTCTGCATATTTTACAAGTGAATCTTTATCAAAAGAATCTTTTTTAAATTTAGATAAATTATCTATATCAGAATCATTTAAATTTGTAATGTCAACAACTAAAAAAGGTTTTTCATCCATTATATTATCCGCAGATAAGTCTGTAAAAAATTTATATTCTACCCCATTTGTTAGAATTCCAAGTTTAACTTCTTGAACTGCGTTGAAATAACGTGATAATTGAGCATCATGATTTGTTAAATTTTCATTCACGGGTTTTGCTTCTATAAAGGCAACAGGAACACCATCTTTAAAAAGTGCATAATCTACTTTTTCGCCTTTCTTTTTACCAAAATCAGCTAAGTATTCAGGTCTTACTTCAAGAGGATTAAAAACGTCATAACCTAAAACTTGAATAAATGGAATAATAAGAGCCTGTTTTGTCATTTCTTCATTAGTAACATGAACTCTTCGTTCAATGATTTGAATAGAAAGTTTTTGAATTTCTTCTTTAAAACCCATTTAAATACCTCCATTATATATTAAATCTATATTATTTACATTTATTAGGTTGGTGCTCAAAGGCTCTCGAATTTTGGTCGCCTATATTTTAATACTATCTTATTATTAATAACTCTGATGGTATGCAGAATATTGCGGCAATTTGTTCTATAGAATAACCTTCGTATTGTTTTAATGTTTCATCGGGAATAAGCAGGTATGAACTAAATAGATTTGCTTCGTTTTCTAATTTATTAGTGCTGAGTAATGTGTATTGCTTCAAAAATGTGCAGTTTATTTTAGTGTGTAGAATAGCATGTCCAATTTCATGGCCGCAAACATAAAGGCTTTCTGAATATGTTAATTGCTTATTCAAGTAAATAAATTTATTTCGCTTTTCATACTGGTAAATCCCCTTAATTTCTGATGGGAAGTCCCAATTTACAGCGGTAATGCCTAAAAAATCAGCAAGTTCAAAAGGATTATTAGTTTTGTATTTTTTAACTAATTCATCAACCTTAGTTTTAATATAATTCAAAATAATCCCCTCCCCAAAATGGCGACCATATAACCCAAGGGGAAATTATTCATAATTTTAAATAATACTTTGAAAATATCATTTTACTCACTCCACAATATTGTGCTTTATTTTTCGAGGTCTATAAACATAGCCTTTTTCTTTTTTATTTATAAAATCTTTTAACGAATTATCAATTACAACTTTAAAAGAATCATCAATATGATACGAATTATCTAATACATTTTTTACTTTTTTAGGTTGATAATATGGTGTTTTTTTTGCTTGTTCTAAGAGTTTAATAGCTTCATCTATTTGCCCTAATTTTGTATAAATTTGTGCAATACGAATATATCCAGAAGGCATAGCTGGATCCATTTTATTAGCTAACTTGTAACATCTTAAAGCATTGTCAAAGTCATATTCTCCTTCATAACATTTGCCTAGGTCGCTATATACCCAAAACAAATGAATTTCTAAGGTTATTTTTACGTTTTCCCCATCTCGAGTAACATATCCTTTTTCATAACTATCTTCAGTAGGATTTATTAAATATTTTTCTAAATATTTTATTGCTTCTTTTCTGAACTTAGCTCCTTTCCAAACATAAGCTCTTCCAACTATTAAATAAGCTTTAGGG encodes:
- a CDS encoding ImmA/IrrE family metallo-endopeptidase, which produces MNYIKTKVDELVKKYKTNNPFELADFLGITAVNWDFPSEIKGIYQYEKRNKFIYLNKQLTYSESLYVCGHEIGHAILHTKINCTFLKQYTLLSTNKLENEANLFSSYLLIPDETLKQYEGYSIEQIAAIFCIPSELLIIR
- a CDS encoding tetratricopeptide repeat protein; the protein is MKFIKANDDFIVAKCPNCGNIKHILKNTCFPSKEGFILNLPVSCECGCVYDTITNPNVKSGKSLNFITKILNIFAHKSINISSQEEKYNDKKGSNTSPNYSNTSKEINLNNLSNNAKLELAKILFDSLKLSVGFGNSNSQLNKIAEKILKEAKDRHKILDKIIELCKDIDDPKAYLIVGRAYVWKGAKFRKEAIKYLEKYLINPTEDSYEKGYVTRDGENVKITLEIHLFWVYSDLGKCYEGEYDFDNALRCYKLANKMDPAMPSGYIRIAQIYTKLGQIDEAIKLLEQAKKTPYYQPKKVKNVLDNSYHIDDSFKVVIDNSLKDFINKKEKGYVYRPRKIKHNIVE